In one Neobacillus sp. CF12 genomic region, the following are encoded:
- a CDS encoding glucose-1-phosphate adenylyltransferase — protein sequence MVQKKCVAMLLAGGQGSRLGALTRYIAKPAVSFGGKYRIIDFPLSNCTNSGIDTVGVLTQYQPLVLHSYIGIGAAWDLDRSNGGVTVLPPYAETSGVKWYKGTASAIYENINYIKQYNPEYVLILSGDHIYKMDYSKMLDYHIEKDADVSISVIEVPWDEASRFGIMNTNINLDIIEFEEKPKNPKSNLASMGIYIFNWSVLKTFLEIDDNNPDSSNDFGKDIIPLLLEENKKVVAYPFKGYWKDVGTVKSLWEANMDLLKEETELDLYDRSWRIYSVNPNQPPQYISPTAHVEESLINEGCIVEGTIKHSVLFQGVTVEEGSVIQDSVIMPNAVIGKNVVIEKAIIAEDMVVEDNTIIRPEKNRDDVILVAKDV from the coding sequence ATGGTACAAAAAAAGTGCGTAGCAATGTTGCTAGCAGGAGGACAAGGTAGCCGCCTTGGGGCTCTTACTAGATATATTGCAAAGCCAGCTGTTTCATTTGGCGGCAAATATCGAATTATTGATTTTCCATTAAGTAACTGTACAAACTCAGGAATTGATACAGTAGGTGTATTAACACAGTATCAGCCTCTGGTTTTACACTCTTATATCGGGATTGGTGCGGCTTGGGATTTAGATAGAAGTAATGGCGGGGTAACAGTATTGCCTCCTTATGCGGAAACCTCTGGCGTTAAGTGGTATAAAGGAACAGCCAGCGCTATTTACGAAAATATTAATTACATAAAGCAATACAATCCAGAATATGTCCTGATCCTTTCTGGTGACCATATTTATAAAATGGATTATTCTAAAATGCTGGATTATCATATTGAAAAGGATGCAGATGTTAGCATTTCTGTTATTGAGGTGCCTTGGGATGAAGCAAGCCGTTTTGGAATCATGAATACGAACATCAACTTAGACATTATTGAATTTGAGGAAAAACCAAAAAATCCAAAAAGTAATTTGGCTTCTATGGGGATTTACATCTTTAATTGGTCTGTTTTAAAAACGTTTTTAGAGATAGACGATAATAATCCGGATTCCTCCAATGATTTTGGCAAGGATATTATTCCCCTTTTATTGGAAGAAAACAAAAAAGTGGTCGCGTATCCATTCAAGGGGTACTGGAAGGACGTTGGGACAGTTAAAAGTCTATGGGAAGCAAATATGGACTTATTAAAAGAAGAAACAGAATTAGACCTTTATGATCGAAGTTGGAGAATATACTCGGTTAATCCTAACCAGCCGCCGCAATATATTTCTCCAACTGCTCATGTAGAAGAGTCATTGATTAATGAAGGTTGTATCGTAGAAGGTACTATTAAGCATTCTGTTCTATTCCAAGGTGTAACAGTCGAAGAAGGAAGCGTGATTCAGGACTCCGTAATAATGCCCAATGCTGTGATTGGAAAAAATGTAGTAATTGAGAAGGCCATTATCGCTGAAGACATGGTCGTTGAGGATAATACCATTATTCGTCCGGAAAAGAACAGGGACGATGTCATACTGGTTGCTAAGGATGTTTAG
- the metE gene encoding 5-methyltetrahydropteroyltriglutamate--homocysteine S-methyltransferase, which translates to MNLASTAIGYPYIGGNREWKRCLESFWKSEKSEEEFIFEMKTIRLNQLKHQQSLGLDILTVGDFTFYDRMLDLATMFGLIPARYKWTGERVDLTTYYAMARGAKDVVASEMTKWFNTNYHYIVPEYEDQPLKLTQNYILDYFLEAKFELGLITKPTIIGPYTFVQLSKGYYSISKASFILRLLPLYAQVLQQLVDAGAKWIQVEEPALVLSLAPEDIKLVQQIYKQLALEVPEAKLMLQTYFEGLSAYEELIQLPVAGVGLDFIHGTDENMESIRKHGFPQDKVLGIGIVNGRDIWRANLAEKALMTKAILSLSGVNEAWVQSSCSLQHVPVTAKSEKQLDATLLNALSFADEKIVELQHITAFVSDEGWSGSKSVSQSMLAIQALKQHEARKNPRVEDLLSHVKPENFARSMPYKERQPLQQAALHLPDFPTTTIGSFPQSDQVKRTRTAWRKKEITDTEYAEFVKNETARWIQIQEEIGLDVFVHGEFERTDMVEYFGEKLKGFAFTEKAWVVSYGSRCVKPPIIYGDVEWTLPMTVKEIVEAQKLTSKYVKGMLTGPVTILNWSFVRDDLSREHVANQIALALREEIQALENAGIAIIQVDEPALREGLPLRKEDWNEYLSWAVNAFKLATSSVRNETQIHTHMCYCEFNNFIEPIRALDADVISIETSRSHGELIQSLKQNPYELGIGLGVYDIHSPRVPSVEEIDVILKDSLEIISIEQFWVNPDCGLKTRHEDETIFSLKNMVTAARKLRQRQKQTVKN; encoded by the coding sequence ATGAATTTAGCTAGTACAGCCATTGGTTACCCATATATAGGTGGTAATCGAGAATGGAAACGTTGTCTTGAATCGTTTTGGAAAAGTGAGAAATCAGAGGAAGAGTTTATCTTTGAAATGAAAACCATTCGGTTAAATCAGTTGAAGCACCAGCAATCATTAGGTTTAGACATTCTTACAGTTGGAGATTTTACATTTTATGACCGTATGCTCGACCTCGCCACCATGTTCGGTTTAATTCCGGCTCGCTATAAGTGGACTGGAGAGAGGGTAGATCTTACGACATATTACGCAATGGCACGTGGAGCGAAAGATGTTGTGGCATCTGAAATGACAAAGTGGTTTAATACCAACTACCACTACATTGTACCTGAGTATGAAGACCAGCCACTAAAATTAACTCAAAACTACATTTTAGATTACTTTTTAGAAGCGAAGTTCGAACTTGGTTTAATAACAAAACCGACCATTATAGGTCCATATACTTTTGTTCAACTATCTAAAGGATACTATTCCATATCAAAAGCATCTTTTATTTTAAGACTCTTACCGCTTTATGCTCAAGTACTCCAACAACTTGTAGATGCAGGAGCAAAGTGGATTCAAGTAGAAGAACCAGCATTAGTCCTTTCATTAGCACCTGAAGATATCAAACTAGTTCAACAAATTTATAAACAATTAGCACTAGAAGTACCTGAAGCGAAACTGATGTTGCAAACCTACTTTGAAGGATTATCAGCGTATGAAGAGCTGATTCAATTACCTGTTGCCGGAGTCGGCCTTGACTTTATTCATGGTACAGATGAGAATATGGAATCAATCCGTAAACACGGTTTCCCACAAGATAAAGTATTAGGAATTGGAATCGTAAATGGGCGTGATATTTGGCGGGCAAATTTGGCTGAAAAAGCACTGATGACAAAAGCTATTTTATCATTAAGCGGTGTAAATGAAGCCTGGGTTCAATCTTCTTGTAGTTTACAGCATGTACCTGTTACGGCGAAATCCGAAAAGCAGCTGGATGCCACTCTTCTAAATGCATTGTCCTTTGCAGATGAGAAAATTGTTGAGTTACAACATATCACGGCCTTTGTTTCAGATGAGGGTTGGTCAGGAAGTAAAAGCGTGTCACAAAGTATGCTGGCAATTCAAGCATTAAAGCAGCATGAGGCGAGGAAAAATCCACGCGTGGAAGATCTCCTATCGCATGTGAAACCAGAGAATTTTGCACGTTCAATGCCTTATAAAGAACGTCAACCTTTACAACAAGCAGCGTTACATTTACCTGATTTTCCAACAACCACGATTGGCAGTTTCCCTCAATCTGATCAAGTAAAACGAACACGTACAGCATGGCGTAAAAAAGAAATTACGGATACTGAATATGCAGAGTTTGTGAAAAATGAAACGGCTCGTTGGATTCAAATTCAGGAAGAAATTGGCCTTGATGTTTTCGTGCATGGTGAATTTGAGAGGACAGATATGGTTGAGTACTTTGGGGAAAAGCTTAAAGGTTTTGCCTTTACAGAAAAAGCATGGGTTGTATCATATGGGTCACGTTGTGTGAAACCGCCGATTATTTATGGTGACGTCGAGTGGACATTACCAATGACAGTGAAGGAAATAGTAGAAGCACAGAAATTAACATCTAAGTATGTTAAAGGGATGTTAACAGGACCTGTCACCATCTTAAATTGGTCTTTTGTGCGTGATGATCTTTCTCGTGAACATGTAGCCAACCAAATCGCCTTAGCACTAAGAGAAGAGATTCAAGCATTAGAAAATGCTGGCATTGCTATTATACAGGTGGATGAACCCGCTTTACGTGAAGGCTTGCCATTAAGGAAAGAAGATTGGAATGAATATTTATCATGGGCAGTAAATGCATTTAAGCTCGCGACTTCGAGTGTCAGAAATGAAACACAAATCCATACACATATGTGTTATTGCGAGTTTAATAACTTTATAGAGCCGATTCGTGCTCTTGATGCAGATGTCATTTCTATCGAAACGTCTAGAAGTCATGGGGAACTAATTCAATCACTAAAACAAAATCCATATGAACTTGGTATTGGTTTAGGTGTGTATGATATACATAGCCCGCGTGTCCCCAGTGTAGAAGAAATCGATGTGATATTAAAAGATAGCCTTGAGATTATTTCAATAGAACAGTTCTGGGTGAATCCCGATTGTGGTTTAAAAACACGGCATGAAGATGAAACTATTTTCTCATTAAAAAATATGGTGACAGCTGCACGAAAACTTCGCCAACGGCAAAAACAAACTGTTAAAAACTAA
- the glgA gene encoding glycogen synthase GlgA: MKVLFAVSECVPFVKTGGLADVAGALPKELKKLGTEVHVILPNYSLIPEKFKQSFQFKNSINVPLGPLSQYCGIFTTEHDGITYHFIDNEYYFNRSSLYGHDDDGERFSFFSKAVLECIPYLDFIPDVIHSHDWHTAMVNFLLNAQYRHDPMYSKIKTVFTIHNLQFQGIFPFELMSELLRLDPHFFNMEQLEFYGNVNFMKGGIVSSDVVTTVSPTYKEEIQFPYYGEKLDGLLRKHSNKLIGIVNGIDDSVYNPSLDPDIAVSYDLDTIEGKSENKKVLQQYFGLPEKEDTPIIAMVTRLTAQKGLDLVLHVFHEIMEDDVQFIVLGSGDYYYENFLNQMAFEYPDKVKIYIGFSEALAHKIYAGADLFLMPSQFEPCGLGQLIALQYGTIPIVRETGGLNDTVQSYDESTGLGNGFSFKNLNAHDMLHTVKRALQYYHQDESWNHLIQNAMTQDYSWSQSAKKYNEIYEGLIEGSAE, encoded by the coding sequence GTGAAAGTTTTATTTGCCGTATCTGAGTGTGTTCCGTTTGTGAAGACAGGTGGTCTTGCGGACGTAGCAGGTGCACTTCCTAAAGAGTTAAAAAAATTAGGTACTGAGGTACATGTTATTTTACCAAATTATAGTTTAATTCCTGAAAAGTTTAAACAATCTTTTCAATTTAAAAATTCCATTAATGTTCCCTTAGGTCCACTAAGTCAATACTGCGGCATTTTTACCACAGAGCATGATGGAATTACCTATCATTTCATTGATAACGAATATTATTTTAATCGCAGCTCATTATACGGGCATGATGATGATGGAGAACGATTCTCTTTTTTCTCAAAGGCAGTACTCGAGTGTATCCCATATCTGGATTTTATTCCGGATGTGATTCATTCTCATGACTGGCATACCGCTATGGTGAATTTTTTATTAAACGCCCAATATCGTCATGATCCAATGTACTCGAAAATAAAAACCGTTTTTACGATTCACAATTTGCAATTCCAGGGAATATTCCCATTTGAGTTAATGAGTGAGCTGTTACGATTAGATCCGCATTTTTTTAATATGGAGCAGCTTGAATTTTATGGAAATGTTAACTTTATGAAGGGTGGTATTGTTTCTTCTGACGTTGTAACAACGGTCAGTCCCACCTATAAAGAGGAAATTCAATTCCCCTACTATGGAGAAAAGCTTGATGGACTATTACGAAAGCACAGCAATAAGCTCATTGGAATTGTAAATGGTATAGATGATTCCGTTTATAATCCAAGCCTAGATCCTGATATTGCTGTTTCTTATGATCTTGATACGATAGAGGGGAAATCTGAAAATAAGAAAGTTCTACAACAATATTTTGGTTTACCCGAAAAAGAAGACACACCCATTATTGCAATGGTTACACGGTTAACAGCACAAAAAGGTTTAGATTTAGTGCTCCATGTATTTCATGAGATAATGGAGGATGATGTACAATTCATCGTACTTGGATCTGGAGATTATTATTATGAAAACTTCTTGAATCAAATGGCCTTTGAATACCCAGATAAGGTGAAGATATATATTGGTTTTAGTGAGGCATTAGCCCATAAAATTTATGCAGGGGCAGATTTGTTTTTAATGCCTTCGCAGTTTGAGCCATGTGGACTAGGACAACTTATCGCCTTGCAGTACGGAACCATTCCCATCGTAAGAGAAACAGGCGGATTAAATGATACCGTTCAATCTTATGATGAGTCAACAGGTTTGGGTAATGGGTTCTCATTTAAGAATTTAAATGCCCATGATATGCTTCATACTGTTAAAAGAGCCTTACAATACTATCATCAAGATGAATCCTGGAATCACTTAATACAAAATGCAATGACGCAAGATTATAGTTGGTCACAGTCTGCTAAGAAATATAATGAAATATATGAGGGGCTAATTGAAGGCTCAGCGGAGTAA
- a CDS encoding sugar phosphate nucleotidyltransferase encodes MPQSMLGIINATHELDTFQNLTAHRSIASLPFAGRYRLIDFLLSNMVNSGITSVAIFTGHGVRSLMDHLGCGKQWDLDRKRDGLFVFTPDSNFKNEDFGSFAHLAKNISFFLRSRQKYVVITNCNIIGTINFSTILDHHIETEADITEVVHNGESLQTFILEKDLLLGLFEQYKDQGYHSIVDVVNERLDKFKVEKYEYKEYIAIIDSLESYYKHSMDMLESAAYKQVFTRDEPIFTKVKDEPPTRYKMGAKVANSLIANGCKIEGEVENCIISRSVKIGKGSVIRNSIIMQKTQIEENCVLDGVIIDKDVRIESGVKLTGNAGTPYVVEKGTVQKGS; translated from the coding sequence ATGCCACAATCAATGTTAGGAATCATTAATGCAACCCATGAGTTGGACACGTTTCAAAATTTAACAGCTCATCGATCCATAGCATCCCTTCCGTTTGCAGGACGATACCGATTAATTGATTTTTTGTTATCGAATATGGTGAATTCAGGGATCACGAGTGTTGCTATTTTCACTGGTCATGGGGTTAGGTCCCTTATGGACCATTTAGGATGTGGCAAGCAATGGGACTTGGATAGAAAGCGTGATGGACTGTTTGTTTTCACGCCAGATAGCAATTTTAAGAATGAAGATTTTGGATCCTTTGCACATCTTGCAAAGAACATTAGCTTTTTCTTACGCAGCAGGCAAAAATATGTGGTGATTACCAACTGCAATATTATTGGGACCATAAATTTTAGTACCATTTTGGATCATCATATTGAAACAGAAGCAGATATTACCGAGGTCGTTCATAATGGAGAATCGCTGCAAACGTTCATTTTAGAAAAAGATTTATTGCTCGGTCTATTTGAACAGTATAAGGATCAGGGCTATCACAGTATTGTAGATGTCGTAAATGAGCGGCTAGATAAATTTAAAGTTGAAAAGTATGAGTATAAGGAATATATTGCAATTATAGACTCTCTAGAAAGTTACTATAAACATAGCATGGATATGCTTGAGTCAGCAGCATATAAACAAGTATTTACGAGAGATGAGCCAATCTTTACAAAGGTAAAGGATGAGCCTCCAACACGCTATAAAATGGGCGCAAAGGTTGCGAACTCTCTGATTGCCAATGGATGCAAGATTGAAGGCGAAGTGGAGAACTGCATAATCTCCCGTTCTGTCAAAATCGGAAAAGGCTCTGTCATTCGTAACTCCATTATTATGCAGAAAACTCAGATAGAAGAAAATTGTGTACTTGATGGAGTCATCATTGATAAGGATGTCAGAATTGAAAGTGGTGTCAAACTAACTGGAAATGCAGGGACACCTTATGTAGTCGAAAAAGGGACAGTACAAAAGGGGAGCTGA